The Actinomycetota bacterium DNA segment TTCCGTTCTTGCGCACACTAGGTGGAGATGGTTCGACTTACGGCGAGCAGATGAAGGACGCCCGATTCACGATCCCAACACCGGCGCTCTTGTCGAAAGTGGTCGACATGCTCGACCACATCCCTATGAAGGATCGCGATACCAACGGCGACCTCTACGAGTATCTACTTTCGAAGATCGCCAGCGCCGGCGTGAACGGACAGTTCCGCACGCCCCGGCACATCATCAAGCTAATGGTGGATATGACGGCGCCAGACCCGACCGACGAGATCTGTGACCCAGCCTGTGGCACAGCCGGATTCCTCGTAGCAGCCGCTGAATATGTCCGCGAAACCCATCCTGCTGCCCTCACGAGTGCGAAGCAACGGCAGCATTTCCATCACAGCATGTTCCATGGGTACGACTTTGATTCCACGATGCTGCGAATCGGGAGCATGAACATGCTCTTGCATGGCATCGAGCAGCCGGACATCCGCTACCGCGATTCGCTTTCCGAAGACGCTACCGAAGAGGAAGAGCGATATTCCCTCGTCCTTGCAAATCCGCCCTTCGCGGGTTCACTTGATTACGAAGCGACGTCAAAGGACCTCCAGCGCATAGTCAAGACCAAGAAGACGGAACTACTGTTTCTCGCGCTCTTCCTGAAGTTGCTAAAGCCGGGTGGGCGCGCGGCCGTAATCGTGCCAGAAGGAGTGCTATTCGGATCGTCGAATGCCCATAGGGAACTCCGCCGTACGCTCATTGAAGACCAAAAACTCGATGCAGTCGTGAAGCTTCCCTCTGGTGTATTTCGTCCGTACGCAGGAGTCTCCACTGCGATTTTGTTGTTCACAAAAACGAATTCCGGCGGTACAGACGACGTTTGGTTTTTTGATGCAAAGGCTGATGGGTATTCCCTCGACGACAAGCGCAATCCAACAGATGCCAATGATCTGCCATCAATTCTCAGGCGCTGGCAATTGCGAGGAACGACTGAAAAGGAGCGGGCACGAACTGAGCAAAGTTTCACGGTGCCTAAAGAGGAGATCTCAGCGCAGGGTTACGACTTAACTCACAATCGCTACAAGGAGGTCGTTGCTGAAGACAACACGCACCGCGCGCCTTTAGAGATTATCGTTGACATCGAGGAACTAGGGGCTCAGATAGCAGGGGATTTAGCCTTACTGAAAGACCTGCTTAAATGATCACTGCCGCTCTCGGAGATGTCGCGGAATTTGTCAACGGGTTTGCCTTCAAACCTGACGATTGGCACGAAGATGGAACGGCCATAGTTCGAATCCAAAATCTCACAGACGTGACGAAGCCGTTCAATCGCACAAGACGCCAGTTACCGGAACGATTCAAAGTTCAGCGGGGTGATTTGCTGGTCTCCTGGTCAGCAACGCTCGGGGTCTTTATCTGGGATTCGACAGATCCGGCATTCGTCAATCAGCACATCTTCAAGGTAGTTCCTCAGGCAAGTCGAATTGACTCGGGATTCCTGCGTCACATGTTGGCGAGCGCTATTCGTTCCATGGAGCGTCACTTGCACGGGGCGACTATGAAACACATCAATCGTGCCGAATTCTTGGCAACCGAGATACCGCTCCCAGCGCTAGCGAACCAGCGCCGTATCGCAGCGATTCTTGATCAAGGCGAACGGATTCAGGTAAAAACTTTGAGAGCAATCCATCTGCTTGAGGACCTGAGCCAATCAATCTTCAATGACATGTTTGGACAATGGCTCGGCACATCAACCAAGCTTCCTTCGCGTCCTCTGGCCGAATGGATTGATCCGATGCGTCCAATCACGTACGGCATCCTGAAACCAGGAATAGACGTAGCTGATGGAATCCCGTACGTGCGCGTTACTGACATTCAGCGAGGAAAGATAGAAGTTTCAAGCCTTCGACGAACAACTGAAGCAATCGCTAGCGAATATCAACGGTCGCGTTTGCTCCCGGGAGACTTGCTCATATCAATTCGAGGCCACGTTGGTCGACTTGCATTTGTGCCGCTGGAGCTCGAAGGCGCAAACATCACACAGGATTCCGCCCGTCTTGCGGTAGTTGACAGCGACACAGCTGTATTTTTGCGCGCAGCCATAGAGTCACCTGGCGCCCAATCCTGGATGGCACGCCGTACCAAGGGTGCTGCTGTGCGGGGTATCAACCTTGGTGATCTTCGGGAACTTCCGATTCCTTTGCCTTCGACGAGCGACATTTCGAGATTCGCCGAGATTCATCGACAGCTAGAACTCACGTCCGAACTGGCAAATGCATTAGTGGTGCCAACCTTCGAGCTCTTCACGTCACTCCAGAACCGAGCTTTCGAGGGCGCCTTGTGACTGGCAATTTCGACTTCGTCCAATCGACGTTACCTGCTCTTCACGTCGATTGCGTTCGGGCAGAGTCCTATGGTTCAAGTGACCCGCGATCCGCTTGCTTTTATAGTCGACGCGCTGTAGAGGAACTTGTCGCCTATTTGTACGACCTGCTATCGCTTCCGTTGCCCTACAAAGATGACCTGGCCGCGCGGATTAATGATGCAGCCTTCTCCTCAAAGGTTGGCGCGGGCATAGCGCAGAAATTGAACCTCATTCGCAAACTAGGCAATGCTGCAGTCCACGACAACAAGCCAATCCCGCCCCAGACCGCGTTCTCAGCGCTGCGCGAGGTACATCACGTGATGGTCTGGGCTGCTTTCCACTATTCACCAAACCCACAAGCCGTTCCATTGAATGCGGCGTTTGACCCCGCACTCGCAGCCAAGGCCGCGCCCCTCTCGCGATCTGAACTCATGCAACTTGCCGCGAAGATCAAGGCCAACGACGAGGCCCATGCAAAAGCCCTCGCCAAGAAGGACGATCTTGCGGCAGCCAAGGACGCCGAAATTATCGAGCTACGGGCGCTCGTCTCAGCCGCACAGGCGGCGAACAAAGCCGTTGACAACCATGATTACTCCGAGTCGGAGACTCGAGATCTATTTATTGATGTGCTCCTGGCAGAGGCCGGATGGGCGCTGACCGATCAACGTGATCGTGAGTATGAAGTCGCGGGCATGCCGAATGCTGACGGCAAAGGATTTGTTGACTACGTGCTCTGGGGTGCCGACGGACTTCCACTCGCTGTTGTAGAGGCCAAGCGAACGACGAAGAGCGCCCAAGTCGGTCAGCAACAAGCCAAGCTCTACGCCGACTGCCTGGAGCAGCAGTTCGGACGCCGACCGGTGATCTTCTATACCAGTGGGTATCAGCATTGGCTGTGGGATGACGCCGCTGGATATCCACCAAGAGCCGTGCAGGGATTCTTCACAGCAGACGAGCTCGAACTCGTGATCCAAAGACGCAGCACCCGTCAGCCGCTCTCGAGCGCACAGGTCAATGCACAGATTGTCGAACGGCCATATCAAGTCCGTGCGATTCGCGCGGTTGACGATGCCTTCGACAGCAAGCAGCGCGATGCACTGCTAGTAATGGCCACAGGTTCTGGGAAGACCCGGACGGTCATTGCCCTGAGTGAACAGCTGATGAAAGCCAACTGGGCCCGACGGATCCTGTTCCTCGCCGACCGAACGGCATTGGTCAATCAAGCCGCAAATGCTTTCAAGGCCCACCTACCTGCAGCAACGACCGTCAATCTTGTGACAGAAAAGATCACCGACGGACGCGTATACGTCTCCACCTATCCGACAATGATGAATCTGATCAACGAGGTTGATGAGACTGGGCGTCGCTTCGGGCCGGGCTACTTCGACCTCATTGTGATCGACGAAGCACATCGCTCCGTTTACGCGAAGTACGGCGCAATCTTCGACTATTTCGACGCGATGCTTGTGGGGCTGACGGCAACACCTAAAGACGAAGTCGATCACAACACCTATCGACTGTTCCACCTAGAGGATGGCGTGCCCACCGATGCCTATGGACTGGACGAGGCTGTCGAAGCTGGCTACCTCGTACCGCCAAGAGCCGTCTCACTAGGCACAAGGTTTCTTCGGCAAGGAATCAAATATGCGGACCTCAGCGAAGAAGAGAAAGACGACTGGGACGCAGTCGATTGGGGTGAGGACGGCGTTATCCCGGATGAGGTCGGGGCCGAGGAGCTCAATCGCTTCTTATTCAACGAAGACACGGTGGACAAGGCACTTGGTGCACTAATGGCCGACGGATACAAAGTTGCCGGTGGCGATCGCATCGGCAAGACCATCATCTTCGCGAAGAACACGGCCCACGCAGAGTTCATTTCTCAACGCTTTGATATCGGCTGGCCGGAGTTTGCTGGCCACTACGCGCGAGTGATCACGCACGCAACTCCCTACGCACAGAGCCTGATCGATGACTTCTCACAAGCCGACAAGTCGCCACACATCGCTATCAGTGTTGACATGCTCGACACTGGTATTGATGTTCCTGAAGTCGTGAATCTGGTGTTCTTCAAAGCCGTGCGTTCGAAGTCGAAGTTTTGGCAGATGATCGGCCGCGGCACGAGGTTGCGTCCGGCCCTGTTCGGTCCGAGCCAGGATAAGCGCGACTTCTTAGTCTTCGATTTCTGCGGCAATCTTGAGTACTTCAGTCAGGATCTTCCAGGGTCTGAGGGTTCTCTGCAGAAGTCCCTGACACAACGACTTTTTGAGGCCCGCCTCGGATTGCTGTCCGGTCTTGATGCAACACATGTGGATGCTGAGCTTCGGGCGACGACAGCCAAGTCGCTCCACAACATCGTGGCTGGCATGAATCTGGACAACGTGCTTGTCCGCCCACATCGCAGAGCCATCGAGCGATTCGCGTCTTGGGAGAACTGGTCATCCCTGACGCCAGAGGATCTCGAAATAGCAGCATCCGTCGCGGGTCTTCCAACATCACTGCGTGACGATGATGAAGATGCGAAGCGGTTTGACCTGTTGATTCTGCGCAGGCAGCTCGCGCAGCTTCAGGACGACGCACTGACGAAAGAGCGACTACGAGAAACAGTCCAGAACATCGCTGCTGCACTGTTGGGCAAGACATCGATCCCGTCAGTGTTCGAGCAAGCGGTTTTACTTGAACAGGTCGCGGGTGATGAGTGGTGGATCGACGTGACCCTTCCGATGTTGGAAGTGGCCCGCTTGAGGATCCGCGGGTTGGTGAAGTTCGCAGATAAGGCTCAGCGCAATGCCGTGTACACCGACTTTGAAGATGAGTTGGGAGAGGCCACCGAGGTTCAACTCCCAGGGCTGACTCCTGGCCTGAACATCGAACGCTTCCGAGCGAAGGCTGCTGCATACCTTCGCGAGCATCAGGACAATATCGCGCTCCAGCGGCTTCGCAGGAACCGCCAACTGACAGCAGAGGATCTATCCGCGCTGGAAGAGATGTTGGTGACTGCTGGCGTGGCCCAACCAGCAGAAGTGACGTGGGCGTCCCAGCAGGAAGGAGGCCTTGGACTCTTCATTCGATCACTGGTAGGACTGGATCGCCAGGCGGCAACAGAAGCCTTTGCCAAATATCTCGACGGATCGCTCTACACCGCCACCCAGATTCATTTCATCAATCTCATCGTCGAGGAACTGACCAACAACGGCGTGATGAGTGTGGATCGGCTGTTCGAATCCCCGTTCACCGATCATGCTCCAACTGGACCCGACTACGTATTTCCTAGCAGTGACGTCAGTGCGATCCTTGGCACCTTGCAGGAGATCACCCAACATGCGATCGCGGGCCCGCAAGCGTCTTGAGCACTATCGGACTACTGATCCGATAGCGCGCACCGCTGCTCCACACCGGCGCCGCTTATCTCACCGCAGCGGACCTCGACCTCACATGATAGTGCGACAGTTCGGCGGTGCGGTCCTGAAGGCTCGCTCCCAGGAGCACCAAGCAGGGAATCCCAAAATTGCCGACGCTCCTGATAGTCACGGCGGTCGGGGGTCTGATTTGCGTAACGCCTCAGCGTGTCCTCGGCCTCGAGAAGTGCGATCAGCTCGGCACCCTCCAACGTCGGAACCTAAGCGGCCTAATTCAGATTGTGGCCGACAGTGCGCGCTCCGAGCTTGTTCTTCCAGAGCGATTCGATGCGCTCAATCGTCTCATCGGACATCGCGGGATCTACGGTCTGCAGAACTGAAACTGTGTAGGGGCCTGTTGCCCCCCTGAGGCCGAGGTTTCCGCCGGACCGGCCACCCCGGTAGGCCTGCCAACGACCGAGTAGACCGTCCCCGCCCTTGGCGGAGCCGACGTAGTGCATTCCCTTCGCGTCTGTCAACAGGTAGATTCCTGAAGTCGAACGAAGCGTCTGCCTCCAGCCGATTGGCAGGTTGTCTAGCTCGTCGACTGGATGTTGGAACGCGAGCCAGCCGGGAAATGGTGCCTCCTGCTGGGTGGCAATCTCCAGCACCGGCTTGGCATTGCGATGTGCCCACTGCCACCAGCCCGGGGCTTTCCCTCCACGGAACCATTGGACGACGAGCCGGTCCGCGTAAACGTCGAAATTCGGCACTCGAGTGAGTTCGCGCAGCACCACCCGGGGGTCCGCCGGCGTG contains these protein-coding regions:
- a CDS encoding class I SAM-dependent DNA methyltransferase, whose product is MITGELKSRIDRVWDAFWSGGISNPLEVIEQITYLLFMRRLDDLQTLEESKAKHTGSKIENPVFRPKQAHLRWSRLKNADPETMYRIVNDEVFPFLRTLGGDGSTYGEQMKDARFTIPTPALLSKVVDMLDHIPMKDRDTNGDLYEYLLSKIASAGVNGQFRTPRHIIKLMVDMTAPDPTDEICDPACGTAGFLVAAAEYVRETHPAALTSAKQRQHFHHSMFHGYDFDSTMLRIGSMNMLLHGIEQPDIRYRDSLSEDATEEEERYSLVLANPPFAGSLDYEATSKDLQRIVKTKKTELLFLALFLKLLKPGGRAAVIVPEGVLFGSSNAHRELRRTLIEDQKLDAVVKLPSGVFRPYAGVSTAILLFTKTNSGGTDDVWFFDAKADGYSLDDKRNPTDANDLPSILRRWQLRGTTEKERARTEQSFTVPKEEISAQGYDLTHNRYKEVVAEDNTHRAPLEIIVDIEELGAQIAGDLALLKDLLK
- a CDS encoding restriction endonuclease subunit S — protein: MITAALGDVAEFVNGFAFKPDDWHEDGTAIVRIQNLTDVTKPFNRTRRQLPERFKVQRGDLLVSWSATLGVFIWDSTDPAFVNQHIFKVVPQASRIDSGFLRHMLASAIRSMERHLHGATMKHINRAEFLATEIPLPALANQRRIAAILDQGERIQVKTLRAIHLLEDLSQSIFNDMFGQWLGTSTKLPSRPLAEWIDPMRPITYGILKPGIDVADGIPYVRVTDIQRGKIEVSSLRRTTEAIASEYQRSRLLPGDLLISIRGHVGRLAFVPLELEGANITQDSARLAVVDSDTAVFLRAAIESPGAQSWMARRTKGAAVRGINLGDLRELPIPLPSTSDISRFAEIHRQLELTSELANALVVPTFELFTSLQNRAFEGAL
- a CDS encoding DEAD/DEAH box helicase family protein, which encodes MTGNFDFVQSTLPALHVDCVRAESYGSSDPRSACFYSRRAVEELVAYLYDLLSLPLPYKDDLAARINDAAFSSKVGAGIAQKLNLIRKLGNAAVHDNKPIPPQTAFSALREVHHVMVWAAFHYSPNPQAVPLNAAFDPALAAKAAPLSRSELMQLAAKIKANDEAHAKALAKKDDLAAAKDAEIIELRALVSAAQAANKAVDNHDYSESETRDLFIDVLLAEAGWALTDQRDREYEVAGMPNADGKGFVDYVLWGADGLPLAVVEAKRTTKSAQVGQQQAKLYADCLEQQFGRRPVIFYTSGYQHWLWDDAAGYPPRAVQGFFTADELELVIQRRSTRQPLSSAQVNAQIVERPYQVRAIRAVDDAFDSKQRDALLVMATGSGKTRTVIALSEQLMKANWARRILFLADRTALVNQAANAFKAHLPAATTVNLVTEKITDGRVYVSTYPTMMNLINEVDETGRRFGPGYFDLIVIDEAHRSVYAKYGAIFDYFDAMLVGLTATPKDEVDHNTYRLFHLEDGVPTDAYGLDEAVEAGYLVPPRAVSLGTRFLRQGIKYADLSEEEKDDWDAVDWGEDGVIPDEVGAEELNRFLFNEDTVDKALGALMADGYKVAGGDRIGKTIIFAKNTAHAEFISQRFDIGWPEFAGHYARVITHATPYAQSLIDDFSQADKSPHIAISVDMLDTGIDVPEVVNLVFFKAVRSKSKFWQMIGRGTRLRPALFGPSQDKRDFLVFDFCGNLEYFSQDLPGSEGSLQKSLTQRLFEARLGLLSGLDATHVDAELRATTAKSLHNIVAGMNLDNVLVRPHRRAIERFASWENWSSLTPEDLEIAASVAGLPTSLRDDDEDAKRFDLLILRRQLAQLQDDALTKERLRETVQNIAAALLGKTSIPSVFEQAVLLEQVAGDEWWIDVTLPMLEVARLRIRGLVKFADKAQRNAVYTDFEDELGEATEVQLPGLTPGLNIERFRAKAAAYLREHQDNIALQRLRRNRQLTAEDLSALEEMLVTAGVAQPAEVTWASQQEGGLGLFIRSLVGLDRQAATEAFAKYLDGSLYTATQIHFINLIVEELTNNGVMSVDRLFESPFTDHAPTGPDYVFPSSDVSAILGTLQEITQHAIAGPQAS